A genomic window from Triticum urartu cultivar G1812 chromosome 7, Tu2.1, whole genome shotgun sequence includes:
- the LOC125518287 gene encoding protein FAR1-RELATED SEQUENCE 5-like, which yields MYLPSTSYTGYYDGGDPANISWQASQIAGGARHYGVTDHTRWSNTAQQEPTTTMHNGAGTSTAGSSERTEDAFHQPADNHAANNFESESGMAIIPAMPASTPLNTSTGNTRVDGTTADTEVNDETDNDAQGDEDGGQSEIMVPQPPYIGQRFESFKAAKEYYQTYANFHGFAVNTEYHRKIKKTNEYSRGEMRCHKARRNKKGKGAAPVIPERKRGIILKNECPVRCKLNVDGAQWVVNEYFDEHNHQLIKKFDLVKFLTTHRGFTPIERQFIKLLHDCNVGPSRMARYRRESKLADIEATITYFDEKAKEDPDFFYRIRLDDEDRVRNMYWVDGAARRAYKHFRDCISFDATYLTNMYKMPCAPFIGINNHNQSLQFGCGLVRNEDTDGYIWLFKTFLECMDGLAPMNIITDQDFSMRAGIEQVFPLAVHRHCRWHIIRKAEKTLGPFFADRPDLHKEFELCVDHSLMVEEFEKSWMAMTETHQTTQRSEGFNAVLKRYVSPDNSLLQFAKQYTALQQKILGSELQQEANTALKQPKLLTYLPMERQMSKIYTNKIFNKFQEEIKRASMFTAFQVDERTFKVCSILGMSDSEPEDLDKGRNYFVTALIGEGEFYCQCCKFERDGIVCCHILKVMDMNAVTRMPRHFIRRRWTWDADDALAPQTTHAVLAVHDERPESTMEAVRHIVQTKNYAELIDEACKSDETARVAEKHRKALKRELDEIKKRKAEEALHRFPCTSSVPSSMGPSSENSEIGSGTASTQTQVRNPPPSITKGHPREIRYKSGLEIQAKHKKTKKGAGNP from the exons ATGTACCTGCCATCGACGTCATACACAG GTTATTACGATGGCGGTGACCCGGCAAACATCTCCTGGCAAGCTTCACAAATTGCAGGTGGAGCACGTCATTATGGTGTCACAGACCACACAAGATGGTCAAATACAGCACAACAAG AACCTACAACTACAATGCACAACGGCGCAGGAACATCTACTGCGGGGAGCTCTGAGCGCACGGAAGACGCGTTCCACCAGCCAGCAGACAATCATGCCGCAAACAATTTCGAGTCAGAGTCGGGAATGGCAATCATTCCAGCAATGCCGGCAAGCACCCCTTTGAACACAAGCACTGGCAACACTCGGGTAGATGGGACTACCGCCGATACTGAAGTGAATGATGAAACTGACAATGACGCACAAGGGGATGAAGATGGTGGGCAATCAGAGATCATGGTACCTCAGCCACCGTACATTGGGCAGAGATTTGAATCGTTCAAAGCAGCAAAGGAATACTACCAGACATATGCAAATTTCCATGGATTTGCGGTCAACACTGAGTACCATAGGAAAATTAAGAAAACTAACGAGTACAGCAGAGGTGAGATGAGGTGCCACAAGGCACGAAGGAACAAGAAGGGGAAAGGTGCTGCGCCTGTCATTCCAGAACGAAAGAGAGGTATCATTCTCAAGAATGAGTGCCCTGTCCGGTGTAAGCTAAACGTAGATGGAGCACAGTGGGTGGTCAATGAATATTTTGACGAGCACAACCACCAACTCATAAAGAAGTTCGACCTGGTGAAATTTCTGACCACCCACAGAGGGTTCACCCCCATCGAAAGGCAATTCATAAAGCTACTACATGATTGTAACGTCGGTCCATCAAGAATG GCCAGGTACCGTAGAGAGAGCAAGTTGGCAGACATAGAGGCCACAATTACCTACTTCGATGAGAAAGCCAAGGAAGATCCAGATTTCTTCTACAGGATAAGGTTGGACGATGAGGACCGTGTCAGGAACATGTATTGGGTGGATGGTGCTGCAAGGAGAGCCTACAAACATTTCCGAGATTGCATTTCATTCGACGCGACGTACCTCACCAATATGTACAAGATGCCATGCGCTCCGTTCATAGGAATAAATAACCACAATCAGTCGTTGCAGTTCGGCTGCGGGCTCGTCCGGAACGAAGACACGGATGGGTACATTTGGCTGTTCAAGACCTTCTTGGAGTGCATGGATGGTCTTGCTCCGATGAACATAATAACGGACCAGGATTTCAGCATGCGTGCAGGCATAGAGCAGGTCTTTCCGTTGGCAGTGCACAGGCACTGCAGGTGGCACATTATAAGAAAGGCTGAGAAGACGCTAGGACCGTTCTTTGCTGACCGTCCAGATCTGCACAAGGAATTCGAGCTGTGCGTGGACCACAGCTTGATGGTGGAGGAGTTTGAAAAGAGCTGGATGGCCATGACTGAAACACATCAA ACTACACAGCGCAGCGAGGGGTTCAATGCTGTTTTGAAGCGGTACGTCAGCCCTGACAACTCATTGCTACAGTTTGCCAAGCAGTACACAGCTTTGCAACAAAAAATTCTGGGATCTGAGCTACAACAAGAAGCGAACACCGCGCTAAAGCAGCCAAAATTGCTAACATACTTACCGATGGAGAGGCAAATGAGCAAGATATACACCAACAAGATCTTTAACAA ATTCCAGGAAGAAATAAAGCGTGCCAGCATGTTCACGGCTTTCCAGGTGGACGAACGTACGTTCAAGGTCTGTTCTATTTTGGGCATGTCAGATTCAGAACCTGAAGACCTGGACAAAGGAAGGAACTACTTCGTCACAGCCTTGATAGGCGAAGGCGAGTTCTACTGCCAATGCTGCAAGTTCGAACGGGACGGCATTGTGTGCTGTCACATACTAAAAGTAATGGACATGAACGCTGTGACACGGATGCCCCGCCATTTCATAAGGCGACGATGGACTTGGGACGCTGACGACGCGTTGGCGCCGCAGACAACACACGCAGTTCTGGCTGTGCATGACGAGAGACCAGAGTCAACCATGGAAGCCGTGAGGcacattgtgcagacaaagaacTATGCGGAGCTAATTGATGAAGCGTGCAAGAGTGATGAGACAGCGAGAGTCGCAGAAAAACACAGGAAGGCACTGAAAAGAGAGCTTGATGAGATCAAGAAGAGGAAAGCCGAGGAAGCCTTACACCGGTTCCCCTGCACATCAAGCGTGCCTTCATCCATGGGGCCATCGTCTGAAAACTCGGAGATAGGATCTGGAACAGCAAGCACACAGACCCAGGTCAGGAACCCACCCCCTTCCATCACAAAGGGTCATCCAAGAGAGATAAGGTACAAGTCGGGATTGGAGATCCAAGCAAAACACAAGAAAACGAAGAAAGGGGCGGGCAATCCATGA